One Festucalex cinctus isolate MCC-2025b chromosome 3, RoL_Fcin_1.0, whole genome shotgun sequence DNA window includes the following coding sequences:
- the kras gene encoding GTPase KRas isoform X3 encodes MTEYKLVVVGAGGVGKSALTIQLIQNHFVDEYDPTIEDSYRKQVVIDGETCLLDILDTAGQEEYSAMRDQYMRTGEGFLCVFAINNTKSFEDIHHYREQIKRVKDSEDVPMVLVGNKCDLPSRTVDTKQAQDLARSYGIPFIETSAKTRQLDCGD; translated from the exons ATGACGGAATATAAGCTGGTTGTGGTGGGAGCTGGTGGCGTTGGCAAGAGCGCGCTTACCATTCAGCTCATCCAGAATCACTTTGTAGATGAATATGACCCCACCATTGAG GACTCTTACAGAAAGCAAGTGGTGATTGATGGGGAGACGTGTCTACTGGACATCCTGGACACTGCAGGTCAGGAGGAGTACAGCGCCATGAGAGATCAGTATATGAGGACAGGGGAGGGCTTCCTCTGTGTCTTTGCCATCAACAACACCAAGTCCTTTGAGGACATTCACCACTACAG AGAACAAATAAAGCGGGTGAAGGACTCCGAGGACGTCCCCATGGTGCTGGTGGGCAACAAGTGTGACCTCCCGTCCCGGACAGTGGACACCAAGCAGGCTCAGGACTTAGCACGGAGCTACGGCATTCCCTTCATCGAGACCTCAGCCAAAACCAGACAG